Sequence from the Hamadaea flava genome:
CTCCTCAGGCTGGAGGAACCCCGGCGGCGAATAACCCCAGTACTGCGACTCGTCCTCGGTGTCCTCCGTGAAGAACCACTCCCCGGTGATGATGTCGATCGGGAAATCCCGGCGGGCCAACAAGAACAGCAACGCGTGCCAGGTCTTGTCACTCCCGAACGATCGCCGCTGCGCCACCGGCAGCTCCTCGCCGTTCTCGCTCTCGGCCTTCGACTGCGCCAAGGCGTATCGGTGGGCCCAGTCGAGGTCCTCTTGCGCGCGCTCAAGCTCGGCCGGCGTCAGCCGGACCCATTCGCCATACATTCCCACGCGCGCACCATAGGCGAGGCGTACGACAGTTACACTTGTCAATCACTGGTCCCCGTCGAGGGGAGCGCGAATGGCTGGGCAGCTCGCAAAGCCCCGCGACGAGGCCTACGGCACGCAACGCATCGTCGCGCGATCGGTCCTGTTCGTCACCATCCCGATCGCCTTCATCGTCCTGCTCGCCGCGAATCTGGCCTGGGACCTCGTGCGGGAGAACCTCGCACCGACTGCCCTCGCCTCATGGCCGATGCGGCTGACCCTGCTGGACACGTCGACCTCGGCCGCACTGCTCGGCGCCGCGGCCGGCCTCTACTTCGCCCGGCTCCAATGGGCGTCGGCCAATCGGCCGGCCATCGGGCTGGCGATCGACGACGAAGGCGGCCAGTTCGATCCGGACAGCCCGCGATGGCGCTTCTGGGCGTACAACGCCGGGCCGGGATACGCCGTCGTCAAACGCTTCGCGTACGCGGTCCGCCGTTACGATTCAGCCGAGCCTGCGAGCGACTGGATCAAGCCGTTCGACCTCAACCGGATCTTCGAGAGCTGTGGGCTGATCGACGGCCAGGACTACTTCGTCCGCTGGTACGCCGAAGGTGCACCCTTCTCACCGGTGCCGCACTACACGCAGGGATCGATGGTGGCCTGGTTCCGGCCGGAGGCGCTGGCCAAGTTCGCGCAGATCGACGTAAAGATGGTGTTCCGTGACGCCAACGGCGACACCCACGAACGAGTCTTCCCCTTCATGGACCGGCTGCCCAGCGTCACCGCGAAGAAGATCGCCGCGATACGCCGGCACCCCGCGATCATTCCCCCACAGGTCAGCCGGCCACCGGTGGACGGTTAGCCGCGAACCACTTTGCGGCGTATGCCGTCGCGGATTCCATTGTGAACAGACAGCTCGGCGCACCACCGATTCGGCCGCGGACGACCGAGTCCGTGTCGTGCTCGAAGTCAGCGCCGAGTGCGGCGAAGTCTCCGGCGTTCAGCTTCACGGCCTCGTACGTGATCCGCTGTCTGCCTTCTGGGGTCGCCATAGGGGCGCTGAACGACTGCACGGGCAGATCCGGCAGCCGCGCTTCGGCCAGATGGAACGTGGTGCAACGGTCGAATCCGACGCCGAGGAGGACGACCAGCGCACCGACGGATTCCATCGCGGCGAGCGGCGAACCGTCGCCCAGCGGCGAGGTGAGTTCATGGCGGTCCAGCAGCTTGTGCGCGTCCGGCCCGACCGCAGCGAAGGAAGTGTTCGGATGGTTCGATCGAAACGCCGCGGGCCAGGTGCGTACGCGTTCCGCGATCACGCCCATGCCCACGCTCGGGGTGAGCGCGGGGTCGAATCCCGGAAGCTCGGCGCGGATGAGTTCCCAGTAATCCTCGCTGATCCGGCGATGCGGCCATCGCGATGGATCAACATAGTCCTGATTCTGCGCTGGAACGACGAGGGTCCCTTCGCCGCCGAGGACATCCAAGAACGCTTGGACGACGGTGGTCGCTCCACCACAGACATAGCCGACGGCCCTAAGCGAAGAATGCAGAAGAACAGTCTGCCCGGCTTCCACCCCCAGCTGCCGCACATGCGGCCTGAGCTGGGAAATCGTCCACGGTGCGGGGTGGTCCGCGCTCACGATGTCAGCGTATCAGCGACACTTGGCGAATCTCGTCGAACTGCGGCGCGGCGTACCGCCACCGATGGACGTCGAAGGTCGGCCGGCCCCGCCTCGGCAGCAGGGCCGGCCACGGAATCAGCGGACGTAGATGGTGGGTACGGGTGGGTGCTCATGCCGTCGTCAAGGAAGGACGACGGGTGCGGCGGATGGTTGTAGGCGGTGTTCTGCCACGACAACGCGGCCCCGATATCGGGCGTCGTGCAACAGCGTGTACAACCGCCGGTCGGTCGAGGTCGGCGTGGCATAGGTCCGCAACGCGCTGCTGCCACCACGTCGACCCCGACACGTTCGATGACCGTCCGGTCAACGGACGACCGGTTCAAACAGTCGTCAATGTCTTCTCACGGTGCAAACGGCGACGGCGAAGGACGAACCCGACCCAGGAGACCGCCACGACCGTCCCGACGGCAACCTGGATGACGGTCGTATACCGGGCGGGGTAGACCACCCCGGTCAGGTAGGTGTCGATGAACCCTCGGCTCAGACCGGCTTCGCCGGCCCCTCGCCGCCCCCAGCTCTCCAACGCGGTCAGCGGGCAGTGCCAGCCGAAGACCGTGCTGGTCAGCCCCCACGTCGCCATGGCCAGGTGCGGCCAGATCACCCACGGCCAGCGCCAGGCGAGGAACCCGCCCACCACGAGGAAGACGAGCAGTCCGAAGTGCACGACCATGGTCGCCTCGGCGACCAGCCGATACCCCATGGTTCGAGGTTAACCCCGCAGGCGCGCCACACGCGCAAGATCGTCGGCACCGACGACTGTGACGAGGCGACCTGGTGATCACGGAGTTGCGGAGTTGATCAGGGTGCTGGGAACACGACACGCCGGTTGATCACGACCGAAAGTTCATGATCAACGGGGGAGGCCGAGGCGGTTGACGGTGACGGTGCGCTGCTCTAGGCGTACCAGATGCGCGTCGAGACGCTGGTGGAAGTCCGACAGGTCGCGATCCGCGGACCAGGCCACCTCCGCCACGGCCGCGAGCCGCGGGAAGGCGCGGAACTGCACGAGCGAGGGCGTGGGCGTGTACTCGCTCCAGAGCATGCCCTGGGTGCCCAGGACGCGCCCGGCGGCACCGGTCGGGACCGGCTCGAAGCCGTAGACCCGGTCGAGCGGGGTATGCCCGCCGATGGCCAGCGGTTCGTCCGGCGACTGCGTCTCGTAGTGATCGAGGTAGACGAATTCTTGCGGCACCGCGACCACCTCGTGCCCGGCGTCCAGCGCGGCGGTCACCCGTTCGGCGCCACGCCAGGCGAAGATCAGCGTGTCCTTCGGCGGCGCGGCCTCGACCAGCTCGTCCCACGCCGCGATCTTGCGGCCGTGCCCGGCCAGGTGGTCGCCCATCTCCTTGATCCACCAGCCCAGCAGCTCGGCCGTGCCGCCGAGGCCCTCGTTGGCCACCCGCTTCTGCGCGGCCTCGCTCACGGTCCACTCGTCGAGCGGCACCTCGTCCCCGCCGAGGTGCACATATTCGAACGGGAAGACCGCCACGACCTCGTCCAGCACGTCGCGGGCGAAGGCCAGCGTCGCGTCGTCGGTGTTGAGGACATGCTTCGAGATACCCCAGGCGGTACGCACCGGAAGCTGCCGTTCGGGGTCGTTGCCCAGCCACGGGTACGCCGAGACGGCGGCCTGCATGTGGCCGGGCAGGTCGATCTCCGGCATGATCCGGACTCCCCGGCTCTGGGCGTACGTCACCAGGTCCCGCAACTGCTCCTGGGTGTAGAACCCGCCGTGCGGGGTCCCGTCGAACCTCCCGTCCCGGGCATGCCCCGAGTTGGACTCCGTCCGGTACGCCCCGACCTCGGTGAGGCGGGGGTACTTGTGCACCTCGAAGCGCCAGCCCTGGTCGTCGGTCAGATGCAGGTGCAGGGTGTTGAGCTTGTGCAGGGCCAGCAGGTCGACGAATTCGCGGACGAACTCGATCGGGTGGCACCAGCGGGCGACGTCGAGCAGGGCGCCCCGCCAGGGCAGCCGGGGGACGTCGGTGATCTCGGCGTACGGGAGGCCGTCGGGGTGGGCGAGCTGGCGCAGCGTGGACACCGCCCAGCGCAGGCCGGCCTCGGTCGTCGCGAGCGCCTCGACCCCGCTGCCGTCGATCCGCAGCCGGTAGCCTTCTGGGCCGAGCTCGGCGTCCTCGGTCAGCTGGAACGAGCCACCGACGCCAGGCAGCACCTCGGCGAGCAGGCCGGCGATCGCCGGAGGGGCGGTGACCTGGGCGGACTCGGCCAGCGGCAGTACGCCGGGCGGGAAGATCGCGTGGGCCGGACGAGGGATGATCGCGGGCTCGGGCATGGGGAACTCCCTGCTGAGGGGACAGCGCTTTCCTCGACCATGATCGCAGAGTCGACGATTGATCGTGGGGCGGCTGCCGCACTCGCCGGTCGCGTACGGTCGGGCGGCTCTCGGGGCGGTCGTTTGTCGGTGTTCCGCGCGATAATCGGGCCATGTGCCGAAGCATCAAGACGCTGCGCCCGCCGTTCCAGGAATTGGTGACGGAGGAGGACATCCGGGCGGCCGCGCTCCAATACGTCCGCAAGATCTCCGGCTTCCGCGCGCCCGCCGCGCACAACGCCGAGGCGTTCGACCGCGCGGTCGAAGCCGTGACTCAGGCGACCGCCGAACTGCTGGGCTCCCTGCAGGTCCGCCGGTAGCCGTAGGGTTTGGGTCCTCAGCCCAGGTAGCCCTCGACCTGCGCTGCCGACCGGGCTTCGGCGTCGTCCGGGTTCTGGTGGGCGGCCGCCCTGGCGCGACGCTGCCGGAGCAGATCCCAGAACTGGTCTAGCTCGACCTCGATCGCGGCCAGGCGGGGCTGCTCGGTCTCCGGGTTCAGCTGACCGGAGCTGAGCTTCGACCGCAGCTCGCGCTCCTCGGTCTCCAGGTCGTTGATGTGCTTGAGGATCTGGTCGTCGGTCAGATGCCGGCGCTTGTCGGCCTGGTCGGACATGGTGCTCCTCCTGTCGGGCGTCCCCCGCGCGGCTGGGACACGTAGCTCAGTCTGCCAGCGGATGTGGCGTCCGTCATCCGATCTTGCGGACCAGGCCACGCCAGGAGCACGCTTTCTGACGTGAGTGAGGCTGCGATGGCGGCGGCCCGCCCCTCGCGCAAGTGGCTGCGGTGGGCGGCGTACTCCGTCACAGCCGCGATCGTCTTCTTCGTGCTGCGGAACCGCCTTCCCCACCCCGCCGACGTGATCAACGCCGCGCACTCCGTGGACCTCCGCTGGTTCGCCCTCGCGAGCGTCGCCCAGCTCTGCTCCCTGGCCAACTTCGCCCGTCAGCAACGGCGACTGCTCAGTGCGTTCGGCGTACGCATGACGCTCCCGCAGTCGATGGCCTTGACGCTGAGCCGGTCGGCGATCGCGATCAGCCTGCCCGCCGGGTCGGCCGTGTCCGCCGCCTTCGCGTTCCAGCAGTTCCGGGCGAAGGGCGCGAGCAAGCCGGTGGCGACCGCGGTCATGGTGCTGTCCGGGGTGATGTCGTTCGTCGGGCTGGGCGTGCTCTACCTGATCGGCGGCACGGTCACCGGGCTGATCAGCGTGTGCGTCGGCGCGGCCAGCCTGGTCGGGCTGACCGCCCTGGTCGTGGTGCTGTGGCGGCGCTGGAACCCGACCTCCGACGGCCGGATCGCCCGCCTCGTACGCTCAGCGCACGACGTCGCACCCCGGCACTGGCTCCTCGCACTGCTCTTCGCAGTGGTGAACTGGTTCGCCGACCTGCTCTGCCTCTTCGCCGTCGCCCGGTCGTTCGACGTGAGCCTGTCGATCGGCGCGATCGCGGCGACCTACCTGGGTGTGCAGATCGTCCGGCAGATCCCGCTGACCCCGGGCGGCATCGGCGTGATCGAGACCGGCCTGCTCGCCGGGCTGGTCGGCGCGGGGGCGGCCAGTGCTCCGGCGGCGGCGACCGTCCTCGGCTACCGCGTGCTCTCCTGCTGGCTGATCATCCCGGTCGGCTTCCTCGCCTGGACCGCGCTGCGCCGGGCCGGACGGGCGGCGCTGGACGCGGTCACCCCAGCGCTGGACGTGGTCGGGCCGGCGCTCGACGCGGTCACGCCGACGTCGGTCGCGGACGCCGAGCCGGAACCCGCCGCCGTCTAACCCCGCGCCCGATCCGCGCCGTTCCGCCGCCGCGCTGCCGCTCGCCCGTTCCAGGCGGCTGGATCAGGTGCGGATCACGGTTACGCGTGCATCCCACGTCCAAGATCGCACGCATGACAGTGATCCGCATCCAACGGCAGACGCCCAAGGGCGAGCAGGGACCTGCGAGTGGGGCGTTTCAAGCGCCCGTCCACGGGTACGCGCCGCGCATGGAGCGTGGGAGCAGCAAACACGGCCCCCAGTTGGACGACGAGATGGCCCGGGAGACCCGGGTGCTGACTCAAGGCAGCGGCGGCGGGCGTACCGAGGAGTGGCGGGAAGCCGAACCGGCCGGCGACGGACAACCCGAACCGAACTGGGCTCTCGAAGGCAGTATCGACGTCGCAGAAGGGGATGAAACCGACGCCGATCGGCGAGACTGGCGTGCCCGGGTGGGGTCGTTCTTGCACAAGAGCGATTTCCCAGCGGGCCGCGAAGATCTCGTGAACACCGCGCAGGCCGAGAACGCCCCGCCAGAGGTGCTCGCGGCGCTGGAGAAGCTGCCCGTCGACGGGCGGTACGCCAACGCCCGCGAGCTGTGGGGCGCGCTCGGACTGCGGATCGACGAGCGGTTCTAGCTGATCTTGAATGGGAGACGTCGCCTGGGCGACGTCTCCCATTCAAGATCGGCCAGGTGGGCTAGAGGTACCGGACGGCGATCGACGCGAACACTTCGCGGTCGGTCCCCGGCCGGTCGAACAATCGGCGCAGGCCGCGAATCGTGGGGTCGTCGGCGTCCAACCCGGCGGCCTCGGCGGCCTGCTTCCAGCGTTCCTCGTCACCTGCCGAGTCCAGCAACTCCGCCAGCGTCGTCCGCGCGGCGGTACTCTCCTCGCCGCGAAGCGCACCGAGGGTGTCCAGGAGCCACGGCCAGCGGACCATCAGCTCGACGAACCGGGCCATCTCGATGCTGTGCCGTTCGACCGCCGAGATGCTGCTGCTCAGGTGCCCGGTGAGGTAGTCGAGGACCATGTAGAAGCGCCACAGGTTGAGGAAGGCCTTGGTCTGCCTCGGATTGCGCTGCGGCAGATTCAGCACCGCCGTACGCAGTGCGAGCCGGACAGGCGGCAGGCGCTCAAGGTCCTCCGCGAGTTGCGCCCCGGTCGCGGTGTCCGAGGGCGCCGACGGATCCAGCGCGGCGAACGGCGCGGCCAACCCCGCCGGATCAGCCGCCACTCCCGGTCCCTCCGACAAGGTTCCCAGCGGAGAAGCGGCCGCCCGCTGAGCCGGAACCCGAGAAGCCTGCGCGGGCGAAGCGTCGAGCAGCGCGTCGAGATACGAGGCCATCGCCTGATCGCGTACGCGCGGAAGCCGGATCGGCAGGTCGAGGATCTTCTCCATGAACCGCCACCCGGTGTGCTGGAGGTGGCCGAACGTCGCGGGGTCGTCGTGCGCCCGCCGCCGCAGTGATTCGTACACCGTCTCCAGCTGCGCCGCGACGGTCGCCGGATCGAGTGCGATCACGAACAGGCAGTCGCCGAACGCCTTGTTCAGGAACAGGTTGACCGCCTCGATGGTGTCCGAGACGATCGCCGGGCTGCATCGGTCGAGGTCGTCGACCATGATGATCACCGGCGAGTGGGCGGTGGCGAGCGCGACGACTTCGCGTACGTCGTGTTGCAGCATATAGAGGTAGCCGCGCTGGCTGTTCTCCAGCGGGTCACGGGCGGCCTTCCAGTCGCGGTCGCCGTCGTCCGCCGCGACGCCGTCGGCGGCCGGGCGGGTCAGCACGTCGGGCGAGATCCAGCCGCGTACCTGTTTGAAGCTGGAGAAGGCCAGGTTGCCGATGATCCAGGCGGCGGTGATGCCGATGACCGCGCCCGAGCCGAGCAGCGCGTTGAAGTCGGTGTTGTTCCAGGCCGCGACGCCGACGGCGACCACACCCATGATCACGATGGTCGCGACGGTCAGCCCGATCAGCATGCCGACCAGGGTCCGGGGGATGTAGCTGGCGAGGATGCGCTTGCGCATCGCGGCCGGGTCGGTCCGCCGCAGGTTCAGATCGAACCACAGCCGCTCGCGCTGCGCGGGCGGCAGCCGGTCCGTGATCGAGGTCAAGATCTCCCGGGTCAGCCCGGCCCAGACCTGGTCAGGCTTCTCGTACATCCACGGGTTGAACCACACGGTAATCGCCGTGCTGTCCGCGTCGGCGCGCGGCCGCATCTCGTACTCCAGTCGCTGGTCGGCCTCCGCGGGCCGCGCGATCTGCCGCCAGGCCCAGGCTCTCGTCAGTCTGGTACGCACGACGCCGCCCTGCCATTTCGTTCGTCGGCCGGCGAACAGCCCTTTCGGCGTCTCCGCCTCGGGCCGGGCGAGCAGTTCGTGCGTCGTCTCGACCGGGGTCTTCGCGTCCGCGGCCAGCGCCCCCGGCGGATCCACTTTGGCGCGCAGCTGGCGGAGGACGCTCGACTTGCCCTGGCCCCACGGCGCGTGGATGCCGACGACGACGGGCGGTTTGGTGCTCGGCGACATCAACACCGAGTGGATCGTGTCGATCAACCCGTCGCGGGAGAGTTTGTCGAGGTCGGTGGGCTGATCCTGGAGCAGGATCGAGGCCGGGCGGACGGCGGATCCGATCGAGCCGCCGGAGCGCAGGAGGCTGCCGGTCGCGATCGGCCAGAGGCGTACGCTGCCGTCGTCGTCGGCGGCGAACAACGCCGGGCGCGTGACTCCGGTGCCACGGCCGTCTGGGGGCGCGATCTCGACGACGCCCAGCGCCCGGACCGTCGAGGTGCCGAACCGGACCGGCTTGCCGACCGGCGTGCCGTCGGTCTGCCAGACCATCACCCGGCCGTCGTCGAACCCGCCGAAGATCAGGACTTCCTGGCCGATCCGGGCGGCGGCCAGCGCCGAGACCTGAGCGCTGCTGTGCGTGTACCGGAACCCGGAGGCGACCGTACGCGCGACGGGGTCCACGTATTCCAGGACGCAGGTGTCGCCGTCGGGCCGGGCGGTGACGACCTGATGCCGGGTGCCGTCGTCGAGCGGGCAGGCCGCCGAGATCTGATGGCTCGACACCACCGAGACGGCCTCCGGGCTCTGCACCGCCACGACGCGTACGCCCCGGGTGGAGGCGACGGTGAGCAGCGCTCCGTCGGCGTACGGCACCGCCACCAGGGCGTTGACCGCCCCGCAGTCGCTGATGAGGACGGCGGCCTGGTCCCCCTCGGACAGTCCGCAGATCCGGACCGAGCCGTCGGCGCTGCCGCTGGCGACGTACTGAGCGCCCCGCAGACGAAAGGGTGCCAGCGCCCACACCTCGCCCTGATGCCCCATCGGCAGTTCGGTACGCAGCCCGCCGGAGACGGGGTCCCAGTCGAACACCCGCCGGTCGGCCCCGCCGCTGATCAGGTGCGGGTTCAGCGCGGTGCCCGCCGAGGTCAGCGAGCGGACGGTGCTGACGTGCGCCTTCAGGGCGAGCGGCTGCCGGGCGGTGTTCATCGGGTCGAACCCGCCCGGCGGCATCTCGGTGTCGGGGTCGAGGACGTGGACCGTCTGGTCCACCCCGGCGCACGCGACGTACTGCCCGTTCGCGGTGACGCCGCTGACCGCGACCCAGGTCGTGCCGGGCGCGGCGAACAGGTCGCGCCCGGTGACGTCGCTGATCAGCTCGGTCTGCAGCGGGGTCATCTCGACCCGGCCGTGCATGTCGCCGGAGGCGATCACCACGCCGCCGTCGGCGGTGGTCGCGCAGGCCAGCGCCCAGACCTCGCCGAGGTGCCGGGTGATCTCCCGGAGCGGCCGGTCGGTCGGCCCGTCGAAGCGCCACAACGCCACCGAGCCGCTGGCCGAGGCCGACACCAGCAGCGGCGTCTCCGCGTCCCGGACGAACCGCAGGCGACGGACGGTCGCGGCCTCGTACAACGTGCGCCCCGGACGCAGACCCGCGTCGCGGTCGGCGATCCACAGCTTGACCGTGCCGTCGGCGCTGCCGCTGGCGACCACGTACCCCGAGGCCGGTTCGTCGACCGCGATCAGCGACCAGATCTGGCCGCCGTGGACCCGGGGCTCCCGCGACACCCGGCCGCGATCGAGGTCGTGCAGATCCCAGGTGGCCAGCGAGTTGTCGTTGTACGCACAGGCCAGCCACTGCGAGCCGAGCGCGCGATAGGCGCAGATCTTGAACGGGCGCACATCCCCGCCACCGGCCGAGTCGGGCAGCGTGGTCACCCCGGTGGCGCCCGGCCTCCACAGCACTACGCCGTCGTCGTGGATCGCCGCGACGACCTGGGTTCCGTCGGCCAGCACTCCGACGGCCACGTCCTGGACCGCACCCTCGCCGATCTGCTGGGCGGCGGCCTGCCGGCCGGTGGCCAGGTCGAAGAGCCGCACCACACCATCGGCGCCACCGACGACGAGCCGATCCGGTACGCCGTCGCGCCCCGGCAGCCGGGCGACCGAATGGGCGGCGATCCCGGTGGCGAGCACCCGGATGACCTCGTTCTCCGGCGCCGTACGCAGTTCCACGCCCTGACTGCGGCTGGCCGCGATGATCAACTCGCCGTCGAGACGCAGGAACGTCATGTTCTCCACAGCGCCGCCGAGCCTGGTCAGTTCCGCCACGCGGTCGTCCCCCGTTCGCCCTTGCGGTCTTGTTGTACCTTCTGGCAAGGCACTTCCATCGCACTTGTCGAAGGCACTACGTGGATATCATGCGGCGTTCCTGTTCGGGTGTCCGGTTCATGACCCATCCTGGGGTCACCCCGGGCTCGGGCGAGACGAGCGAACGGTGAAGACGAACACCCGACGGCGCCGCGAGGTGGCAACCGTGGACGAAGACCTCTCCGCCACCGCGGCGGCCGCTCCGGCGGAACCCATCTCGGCGGCCACTCCGGCGCACCCGCGCGGCCTGCTCGGCCGACTGAGCGGGATGGACTGGCTGGCGATCGCGCTGCTCGTCGCGGGCGGTCTGGCGACCGCTACCGGCCTCCTGCCTGCCCGCGACGCGAGCGAGACGCTCGAACGCATCCTGCCGATCCTGATCTTCCTGTTCTCGGTGGTCATCCTGGCCGAGCTGACCGCCGAGGCCGAGGTCTTCGACGTGATCGCGGCGCGGGTGACGATCGCGGCGCGCGGCAGCAACGTCGCACTGTTCTGGCTCTGCCTGGCCTTCGCCGCACTGACCACGATGTTCCTGAACCTCGACACGACCGCCGTCCTGCTCACGCCGGTCATGTTGGCGACCGCCGTACGCGCCGGGGTCGCCCCGCTGCCGCTGGCGATGACGACGGTGTGGCTGGCCAACACGGCGAGCCTGTTGTTGCCCGTCTCCAACCTCACCAACCTCCTCGCCGCCAGCCGTGTGAAGCTCAGCCCGGTCGCCTTCGCCGAGCGGATGGCGCTGCCTCAACTCGCCGCGATCGTCGTCGTCGCGGGTTGTCTCTGGATCTTCTATTGGCGGCGCAACCCGCCGCGTTACACACCGCCGAGTCCGCACCGGGCGGGCAACCGTCCACTGTTCTGGGTCGCCTCGGTCTGCTGCGCGGTCTTCATCACCGGCCTGCTGCTGGACGTGCCGCTGGCGTACATGACGCCGGTCTGCGCGGCCGTCCTCGTCGCCGCGTTCGCGAAGTGGGGGCGGCGGCACCTGCGCTGGAGCCTGATCCCGTGGCGGCTGGTCGTCTTCGTGACCGGCCTGTTCCTCGTGGTCGAGACGGTCGGCCAGCACGGCCTCGACTCGATGATGACCTCGCTGATCGGCACCGACCCGGGCGCGACCGGCACCTGGCGCGCGGCGATCGCCGGCGGCGGCTTCGCCAACATCCTCAACAACCTGCCCAGCTACGTCGCCGGCGAGGCGGTCATCCCGGAGGCCAACCACACGCAGGGGCTCGGCCTGCTCATCGGCACCAACGTCGGCCCGCTGATCACGCCGTGGGCGTCGCTGGCCACCCTGATCTGGGCCGAGCACTGCCGCAACCGGGGCGTGGCGATCGACTGGCGCAAGTTCGTCCTGACCGGCGCCGCCACGGCCGCCGCCGTCCTCGCGGCCAGCGTCGCCGTCCTCATCGTCACCTGATTTCCCCTCGCCCCGGCGAAGCGACCCTGCAGATCACGGATACGCATGCTTCCGACGGCCGAGATCGCATGCGTATCCGTGATCTGCAGGGAACAGCGGGAGCGGGTCAGCCGCCGTTGGACGGGCGGTAGGGGGTGCGGGTCACGAGGGTGGCAGCCTCGGTCGCGCCGGTGAGGCGGCCGAGGATGGTCAGGAACGCGCGGCCCATGACCGCCCGTGCCTGCACCGCCGGGTGGGTCGCCCCGAAGTCCTCCGGGTTCGCCTGACCCCTCGCGAAGAAGGCGTACGTGAGCAGGGGTTCACCGGCGGTGTCGAAGACGATCCCGGCCTCGTTGCGGCCGTCGTCGAACCAGCCCGCCTTGGTGGCGATCCGGGCCCGCTCGTCGGAGGACATCTCCCGGCGTACGCCGTCGGTGAAGGCGATCGGCGAGCGCAGCAGCCCCACCAGGTACGCCGTCGAGGCCGGGCTGAGCAGGTCGCCCCGGACCAGCGCCCGGAGCAGGTCGTGCATCTCGGTGGGAGTGGTGGTGCCGAGGAAGAACCGGTTCGGGTTGGCGACCGGCTCCACCTGCGTACGCGGGAAGCCCTTGGCGACGAGGATCTGGTTGATCTCCAGCGCCGGGGCGACCAGCCCACAGAGGCGTACCGCCGTGTCGTCGGAGACGGTGAGCAGCGCGGCGAGCGCGTGGCCCAAGGTGACCGAGCTGGGGTAGGCCCCGTCGAGGCTGAAGATCCCGTCGCCGCCGGGGATGACGATCGCCGAGGTCACCTCGATGCGCTGGTCGAGCGCGAGCAGCCCGCGGTCGACCTTGTCGAGGACCGCGATCGCGACCGGGATCTTGTTCACGCTATAGGACTCGACCGTGTCGTCGACGCCGGCCGCCACGGCCGAGATCGGTCCGGCCGCGCCTTCGACGCTCACCTTGGCGTTCCAGGTTCCGCCGGCCTTCTTCGCGGCGGCCTTGTAGACCAGGCCGATCGCGGCGGCGGCTTGTTCCGGGGTGGCCTGGGCGGACACGGACGGGCTGGCCTCCTCGGCGGCGGCGGACTCGGCCGTGCCGAACACGGCCGTCGCAGCTGCGACGCTACCGAATCCGAGTGCCGCGCGGCGGCTCATCGGGACGGTCATGCTGATACCTCCTCGTAGCGAGATCATCCGTCGGGAAGACGTGATCGGCGCGGAATTACGTTGCGGGTCGACCGGGATTTCCGGTTTGCTGCGATCATGAAAGGCATCGACCTCTCCCGCGCGTACGCCGCCGATGTCGTCGAGCCGCTGCTCACGCGGCATTTCCCGGACCTGCGGTACGCCACCGCCCGGCTGGGGTCCGGGTCGGACATGCTCGGGCTGGACGACGAGATCAGCCGCGATCACGACTGGGGCTGCCGGCTGACCCTGCTGCTGCCGAACGCTGAGCACGCCCGGGTCGCGACCGTGCACGCGATGCTCGAAGCCGAACTGCCGCCCGAGTACGCCGGCCACCGGGTGCGCTTCCCCGTCACCTGGAATCAGACCGAGTCCCACCAGGTCGAGGTGGCGACGGTGACCGACTTCGCGGCCAGCCGCCTCGGCGCTCGGCCCGCCGGCGACCACACGCTGACCACGAAGGGCTGGCTGACCGTCACCGGCCAGGGCGTACTGGAGGTCACTGCCGGGGCTGTCTTCACCGACACGACCGGGGAACTGGGTCCGCTCCGCGACGCCCTGCGCTGGTATCCCGCCGAGGTGGACCGGTTCGTGCTGGCCACCGCCTGGATCCGGATCGGG
This genomic interval carries:
- a CDS encoding DUF4037 domain-containing protein: MKGIDLSRAYAADVVEPLLTRHFPDLRYATARLGSGSDMLGLDDEISRDHDWGCRLTLLLPNAEHARVATVHAMLEAELPPEYAGHRVRFPVTWNQTESHQVEVATVTDFAASRLGARPAGDHTLTTKGWLTVTGQGVLEVTAGAVFTDTTGELGPLRDALRWYPAEVDRFVLATAWIRIGMRMSFIGRTAERGQELQSRILSAALAGELMELSYLVHRRWAPYAKWREALLPAKESLTEPLRRLLDSDDWRDRERAVLDAAELLLKVQRENGRPGPETAAARFFDRPFWTIADEVQSSLLAEVTDAGLKAMPHGVGAVGQWADSDPLLSNPDNRAKLAEIYDNLTGGLTS